A single window of Undibacterium sp. 5I1 DNA harbors:
- a CDS encoding ATP-binding protein: protein MKITSIRAKLSVFLIAAAILTALLIGLITYRHTLKENEDLLDYQLRQIALSLRDQGVVADPSYYQQGDALDVVIQIWNSNGSMLYLSVPGAPLFDRATLGLTDVDVQLNISLNTYPKRWRVFSVATRDRIIQVAQPLDLRTDLAATAALRSLTPLLAFVPLMALLIWWTVGNSLLPLQRVANEVEQRDARSLEQVAETDLPSEVVPLITALNSLLARLQQAFSSQRAFVADAAHELRSPLTALKLQLQLLGNAPDDAAKKQALDQLNQGVDRSSHLIEQLLIAAQTDPADTQIQLQAYAPSTNIAELTRQTIADLFPIAQSRELQLELAAPEQLLIPVDAARLSILIRNLIDNAIRYTPNGGQVHTSVIDHGSQVELLVEDSGPGIAPSDRERVFSRFYRLNNHPSQQTGSGLGLSIVKNIVDQHGAQITLTSSALGGLKVSVIFQASSN from the coding sequence ATGAAAATTACTTCAATACGCGCAAAATTATCGGTCTTTTTGATCGCTGCAGCCATACTCACAGCATTGCTAATAGGTTTGATCACTTATCGGCACACACTAAAAGAAAATGAAGATTTGCTGGATTACCAGTTGCGTCAGATTGCCTTGTCATTGCGCGACCAGGGCGTTGTTGCCGACCCGTCGTATTACCAGCAAGGGGACGCGTTAGATGTCGTGATACAGATCTGGAATAGCAATGGCAGCATGCTGTATTTATCGGTACCGGGCGCACCTTTATTTGATCGCGCAACATTGGGCTTGACCGACGTGGATGTGCAGCTCAATATAAGTTTGAACACCTATCCAAAACGCTGGCGGGTATTTAGCGTTGCTACCAGAGACAGGATTATTCAAGTCGCACAACCGCTAGATCTGCGCACCGACCTCGCCGCAACAGCAGCACTGCGCAGCCTGACGCCGCTACTGGCATTTGTGCCGCTGATGGCGCTATTAATCTGGTGGACCGTAGGCAATTCTTTATTACCCTTGCAGCGAGTCGCCAACGAGGTAGAACAACGCGATGCCCGTAGTCTGGAGCAAGTAGCGGAGACCGATTTACCGAGCGAAGTGGTACCGCTGATCACGGCCCTCAACTCACTACTGGCGAGGTTGCAGCAAGCGTTCTCTAGCCAGCGCGCGTTTGTAGCGGATGCAGCACATGAGCTGCGCTCGCCACTGACGGCACTCAAACTGCAATTACAATTATTGGGCAATGCGCCGGATGATGCCGCAAAAAAGCAAGCCTTGGACCAACTCAACCAAGGGGTAGATCGCTCTAGTCACTTAATAGAACAACTATTGATTGCAGCACAAACCGATCCGGCGGACACGCAAATCCAATTGCAAGCCTACGCGCCATCGACCAATATCGCAGAGCTGACGCGGCAGACAATTGCCGATCTTTTCCCAATTGCGCAATCGCGGGAATTACAGCTTGAGTTAGCTGCACCAGAACAATTGCTGATCCCTGTTGACGCCGCACGTTTAAGCATCCTGATCCGCAACCTGATCGACAACGCCATCCGCTACACGCCGAACGGCGGGCAAGTACACACCAGCGTGATTGATCACGGATCGCAAGTTGAATTATTGGTAGAAGATTCCGGCCCCGGGATCGCACCATCTGATCGTGAGCGGGTATTCAGCCGGTTTTATCGCTTAAACAATCACCCAAGCCAACAAACGGGGAGCGGCTTGGGATTATCGATTGTGAAGAATATTGTGGACCAACACGGCGCCCAGATTACGCTAACTAGTTCAGCTTTAGGTGGTCTGAAAGTAAGTGTTATTTTTCAAGCTAGTTCAAATTAG
- a CDS encoding response regulator transcription factor, producing MRILLVEDDQMIGEAIRTSLRQLEYVVDWVRDGGLADSVLQTEHFDLVLLDLGLPGKDGIEVVRSLRLRKVSIPVIIITARDGLEDRIKGLDAGADDYVIKPFAIEELAARLRSALRRSSGQTEPAIQIGDVIINPATHEVKRHDVTVSLSAREYAMIEALLLRPGAILSRAQLEERMYGWGEEVESNTVEVYIHSVRRKLGTSFIQNVRGVGYFIPKPTSTTTSTPTT from the coding sequence ATGCGGATTTTATTGGTAGAAGATGATCAGATGATAGGCGAGGCGATCAGAACCTCTTTGCGTCAGCTTGAGTATGTCGTTGATTGGGTGCGGGACGGTGGCTTGGCGGATTCTGTTTTACAGACTGAGCATTTTGATCTGGTGTTGCTGGATTTAGGCTTGCCAGGCAAAGACGGGATTGAAGTTGTGCGTAGCTTGCGTCTTCGCAAGGTGAGTATACCGGTCATCATCATCACTGCCCGCGACGGATTAGAGGATAGGATTAAGGGATTGGATGCGGGCGCTGATGATTATGTGATCAAGCCGTTTGCGATTGAAGAACTGGCAGCGCGTCTGCGCTCTGCCCTGCGGCGCAGCTCTGGGCAAACTGAGCCTGCGATCCAGATCGGCGATGTGATAATTAATCCTGCGACGCACGAGGTCAAACGCCATGATGTGACGGTATCTTTGTCAGCCCGTGAATACGCAATGATCGAGGCTTTGTTGCTGCGACCCGGTGCGATTTTGTCGCGCGCACAGTTAGAGGAACGCATGTACGGCTGGGGTGAGGAGGTTGAAAGTAATACGGTCGAAGTGTATATCCATTCGGTACGGCGCAAACTCGGCACCAGCTTTATTCAGAATGTACGTGGGGTTGGTTACTTTATTCCTAAGCCGACATCAACTACAACATCAACTCCTACGACGTAA
- a CDS encoding Do family serine endopeptidase: MKAKEITIALVAAGVLSVGTANAFNWNASDWFHKKTDTAQADTPGTIAGSAIPSSPASTPQNTPSGTSATAPIVPITAPNYRSIVERYGSAVVGINTEAMHKTSMEDSDGASGDPFSQFFRGLPGMQGMPGFNGQGRMQPHNVPVRGQGSGFILSKDGLILTNAHVVNDADEVTVKLSDRREYKAKVLGSDKATDIAVLKIDANNLPVVSLGDTKQLGVGDYVLAIGSPFGFEQSATAGIVSAKSRSLPGDGYVPFIQTDVAVNPGNSGGPLFDASGNVVGINSQIYSQTGGYQGVSFAIPIEVALNVSNQIVKSGKVVHARLGVTIQELNQTLAESFKLKQPDGALVANIAPDSAAARAGLEPGDVILKYNDQIIKRSGDLPALVGIGKPGDKATLQVWRAGKAIELLATLDTAKDVAMNEDVSPRNQNKGRLGVAVRPLTSDEIRQAGLPSGLVVEQVGGAAARAGIEAGDVIIAVNGANVKSVTQLQSLVAKENKQLALLIQRGDAKIFVPVNLG, translated from the coding sequence ATGAAAGCTAAAGAAATTACCATCGCATTAGTCGCCGCTGGCGTCTTATCTGTCGGCACCGCCAACGCATTCAACTGGAATGCATCTGACTGGTTTCATAAAAAAACGGATACTGCCCAAGCAGACACTCCGGGCACTATCGCCGGTTCGGCGATACCCTCATCTCCAGCAAGTACACCGCAAAATACGCCGTCAGGCACAAGCGCCACAGCGCCTATCGTTCCCATCACTGCGCCCAATTATCGTTCCATTGTTGAGCGTTATGGCTCTGCCGTTGTGGGTATCAATACCGAAGCGATGCATAAAACCAGTATGGAAGATTCGGACGGTGCATCGGGTGATCCGTTCTCTCAGTTCTTCCGGGGTTTGCCCGGTATGCAGGGCATGCCAGGTTTTAATGGTCAAGGTCGTATGCAGCCACATAATGTGCCTGTGCGCGGACAAGGTTCAGGATTTATTTTGAGCAAAGACGGTTTAATTCTAACCAATGCGCATGTCGTAAATGACGCTGATGAAGTCACGGTCAAATTAAGTGACCGTCGGGAATACAAAGCCAAAGTATTAGGCAGCGATAAAGCGACCGATATCGCAGTACTAAAAATCGACGCTAATAATTTGCCAGTAGTCAGTCTTGGCGATACCAAACAACTTGGCGTTGGCGACTATGTTCTAGCCATCGGCTCCCCTTTCGGCTTTGAGCAAAGCGCGACTGCTGGCATCGTCAGCGCAAAAAGTCGCTCATTACCTGGCGACGGTTATGTACCATTTATCCAGACCGACGTCGCAGTTAATCCCGGCAATTCGGGCGGTCCCTTGTTTGATGCCAGTGGCAATGTGGTTGGCATCAATTCACAAATTTACAGCCAGACTGGCGGCTATCAAGGCGTTTCATTTGCGATCCCGATTGAGGTTGCTTTAAACGTCAGCAACCAGATCGTCAAGAGCGGCAAAGTAGTCCACGCCAGATTAGGGGTAACGATACAAGAGCTGAACCAAACTCTGGCTGAATCTTTTAAATTAAAACAACCCGATGGTGCCCTGGTCGCCAATATCGCACCCGATAGTGCAGCGGCCAGAGCCGGACTAGAGCCTGGTGATGTGATCCTTAAATATAACGATCAGATCATTAAGCGATCCGGTGATTTACCGGCACTGGTTGGCATTGGCAAACCCGGCGATAAAGCGACGCTGCAAGTCTGGCGCGCTGGCAAGGCGATTGAACTATTAGCCACGCTGGATACCGCAAAAGATGTCGCCATGAACGAGGATGTATCCCCAAGAAACCAAAATAAAGGCAGGCTAGGTGTTGCGGTTCGCCCATTAACATCCGATGAAATTCGGCAAGCAGGATTGCCATCTGGTTTAGTGGTAGAGCAAGTAGGCGGTGCCGCCGCCCGCGCAGGGATCGAGGCTGGTGATGTGATTATTGCTGTCAACGGTGCCAACGTAAAATCAGTAACGCAACTTCAGTCACTGGTCGCCAAAGAAAATAAGCAGTTGGCTTTGCTGATACAACGAGGCGACGCGAAGATATTTGTACCTGTGAACTTGGGTTAA
- a CDS encoding class I SAM-dependent methyltransferase yields MQQFDQYADAYNLVRAKIAYPEALYRDLVSRCGGVDAALDIGCGNGVSTIRLAPYFNYVEGADIGANLIEKAKFNYPAIRFSVSPAEEYSSQKKFDLITSATSFYWMDRDIVLQRIKSLLKNKGVFCAYKYDFPVAYGPLRDLIEKELVTKWSQYRDVRLTSYDDTLERIDSSGGFASAERHIFSNIIELTPLEVGLFFLSTSYVTRYIDKQGGSAYAEEFLAKIQNTETNETVKINFDIHTFIASSQ; encoded by the coding sequence ATGCAACAGTTTGATCAGTATGCAGATGCATACAACCTAGTCCGCGCAAAGATCGCCTACCCCGAGGCGCTGTATCGGGATTTGGTGAGCCGGTGTGGAGGTGTTGACGCTGCGTTGGATATTGGGTGTGGAAATGGAGTTTCGACTATCAGGCTCGCACCGTATTTCAATTATGTTGAAGGAGCTGACATTGGCGCAAACTTGATTGAGAAGGCCAAATTTAACTATCCTGCAATTCGCTTTAGCGTATCCCCAGCAGAGGAATATTCCTCTCAAAAGAAGTTTGACCTGATTACCAGCGCAACCTCGTTTTACTGGATGGATCGGGATATTGTCTTGCAAAGAATCAAGTCACTTCTAAAAAATAAAGGAGTGTTCTGCGCGTATAAATATGATTTTCCAGTTGCATATGGTCCGCTTCGTGATCTGATAGAAAAGGAGCTCGTCACGAAATGGAGCCAATACCGTGACGTCCGGCTGACCAGTTACGATGACACCCTAGAACGAATTGATTCGTCAGGAGGATTTGCTTCAGCCGAACGACATATATTTTCAAACATCATAGAACTGACACCATTGGAGGTCGGGTTATTCTTTTTGTCTACAAGTTATGTGACACGATATATCGATAAACAAGGCGGGAGCGCGTACGCTGAGGAATTCTTGGCGAAGATCCAAAATACAGAGACTAACGAAACTGTCAAAATTAATTTTGACATCCACACTTTTATCGCTAGCAGTCAATGA
- a CDS encoding cysteine rich repeat-containing protein, producing the protein MQTQRVSISTLMKMLTASLFILGAAHSRAEDAGSVQKACRADFSKFCPSIKPGGGRLAGCLKEHQSELSAGCQEKMKIVSSCGEQIKELCGKESDPKKIKQCAKEHRSEFNEECKSSITDK; encoded by the coding sequence ATGCAAACTCAACGCGTCTCTATATCCACCTTGATGAAGATGTTGACAGCCAGTCTTTTTATACTCGGTGCAGCACATAGTCGGGCAGAAGATGCTGGCTCAGTACAAAAAGCCTGCCGCGCAGATTTCTCTAAGTTCTGCCCATCGATCAAACCTGGCGGTGGCCGTTTAGCCGGATGTCTGAAGGAACATCAAAGTGAATTATCTGCGGGCTGCCAAGAAAAAATGAAAATAGTGTCATCCTGTGGCGAACAAATCAAAGAGCTTTGCGGTAAAGAATCTGATCCTAAAAAAATCAAACAATGCGCTAAAGAACATCGCAGCGAATTTAATGAAGAATGCAAATCCTCAATCACAGACAAATAA
- a CDS encoding ATP-binding protein, with the protein MSEKINRSPSDQNSMNEAVEPPISQSTIQPVNLAQTISPSKSFAGRFYKLFSKWFYSRFDSLFDSLFARIFLLQVTVGILLTVIFVVLLFNEQANIFAHSTAPLWAQALKPVQQNLRDGQPARLPNTKTVTADISLIPGPPPFSASPMPLVPRYRALISELNAQGIPVISLAVSGETGNTTTWLELQTSAQPVWVGVQSELEGPDIRRRGLIGFLIVILVFIVASAWLSRRIARPLLDLQRSVKAFAAKSNQPHATSYIRSADIEKAAKAANTGPAEVRQLAAQFAEFAAQRAEQDTARDLMLAAISHDLRSPLARIRMAAELLPETSEVNNKRDSIVRNVQIADKLVGSFLDLARAEAEPMEERVDLCALTQRLLSAGDYDHVSLSVESSAALWIAPASSIAIERMLANLLDNATKYGQAPVLVRLYLQETKEQKFALLAVRDHGTGIAADQRDLLRKPFSRGAQDRGLPGTGLGLAIVERTMQRHGGKMLLQDAAPGLQVLLFFPLA; encoded by the coding sequence ATGAGCGAGAAAATCAACAGGTCGCCCTCAGACCAAAACTCTATGAATGAGGCTGTGGAGCCACCCATTAGTCAGTCGACAATTCAGCCTGTAAATCTGGCGCAGACAATCAGTCCAAGCAAGAGCTTTGCCGGCAGATTTTATAAATTATTCAGTAAATGGTTTTACTCAAGGTTTGATTCTTTGTTTGACTCACTATTCGCGCGGATTTTTTTACTCCAAGTCACTGTGGGCATTTTGTTGACGGTCATATTTGTTGTCCTGCTATTTAATGAGCAAGCCAATATTTTTGCTCATTCAACAGCCCCGTTATGGGCGCAGGCGCTCAAGCCGGTACAACAAAATTTACGCGACGGTCAACCAGCAAGGCTGCCAAATACTAAAACCGTCACGGCAGACATTAGTTTAATCCCCGGCCCGCCGCCATTTTCTGCCAGCCCAATGCCGCTAGTGCCGCGCTACCGTGCTCTGATTTCTGAGCTAAATGCTCAAGGCATTCCTGTGATCAGTCTGGCGGTTAGCGGTGAGACAGGAAACACTACCACATGGTTAGAATTGCAAACCAGTGCTCAGCCGGTTTGGGTCGGCGTACAAAGCGAGCTAGAGGGGCCCGACATCCGCCGGCGTGGTTTGATTGGATTCCTCATTGTTATCCTAGTGTTTATTGTGGCCTCTGCCTGGTTAAGCCGGCGTATTGCCAGACCCTTATTAGATTTACAGCGCAGCGTTAAGGCCTTTGCTGCTAAAAGTAATCAACCCCATGCGACTTCCTATATTCGGTCAGCAGATATAGAAAAAGCAGCAAAAGCAGCAAACACAGGGCCAGCAGAAGTGCGTCAGTTAGCCGCCCAATTTGCAGAATTTGCAGCACAAAGAGCAGAGCAAGATACCGCAAGAGATTTGATGTTAGCTGCGATCTCGCATGATTTACGCTCGCCGCTTGCCCGCATTCGTATGGCTGCCGAGCTGCTACCCGAGACTTCAGAAGTCAACAATAAACGCGACAGCATTGTGCGCAATGTTCAGATTGCCGATAAGTTGGTTGGTTCTTTTTTAGACCTTGCTCGTGCCGAGGCCGAACCGATGGAAGAACGGGTCGATTTATGCGCACTAACACAGCGTCTGCTGAGTGCCGGTGACTACGATCACGTCAGCTTAAGCGTCGAATCCAGCGCTGCGTTATGGATAGCGCCAGCCAGTAGTATCGCAATCGAGAGAATGCTCGCTAACTTATTAGATAACGCCACTAAATATGGTCAAGCGCCTGTCCTGGTGCGTTTATATTTGCAAGAAACCAAGGAGCAGAAATTTGCCTTATTGGCAGTGCGCGACCACGGCACAGGTATTGCTGCCGATCAGAGAGATTTGTTACGCAAGCCTTTTTCTCGCGGTGCGCAAGACCGGGGCTTGCCAGGAACCGGTTTGGGCTTAGCGATAGTAGAACGCACCATGCAAAGACACGGCGGCAAGATGTTATTGCAAGATGCTGCACCAGGTTTGCAAGTGCTACTGTTTTTCCCTCTGGCGTAA
- a CDS encoding peptidylprolyl isomerase, translating into MFIKSRVDTRILLASAASLLILTACNSQDASKAAAPSKAAATVNGTPISQSIVDLMVKQRAAQGQPDTPESRKEIIDHLALQYLVAQEAVKKGLDKTPEVIDQTQLTKESILANAYVQDYLKTNVISDDMLKAEYEKIKVKLGGNEYKARHILVATEAEAKDIIAKLQKDPSQFEALAKQKTLDAGSKASGGDLGWFDPARMVPEFGAAVAKLEKGKFTLEPVKSQFGYHVILLEDSRAKVVPALDEVKEGLKQQAQQESLKKLIDDIRTKAKIEMVNAPVTATPASTPAASTPAATVPAADAVKK; encoded by the coding sequence ATGTTCATCAAGTCCCGTGTTGATACCCGTATTTTGTTAGCTAGTGCTGCTTCTTTACTAATCCTGACTGCTTGTAATTCACAAGATGCATCCAAGGCTGCTGCTCCATCCAAAGCGGCTGCTACCGTCAATGGCACGCCAATTAGCCAAAGCATTGTCGATTTAATGGTCAAGCAACGTGCAGCCCAAGGCCAGCCCGACACGCCAGAATCACGCAAAGAGATCATTGATCATTTGGCGTTGCAATATCTGGTAGCGCAAGAAGCCGTTAAAAAGGGTTTGGATAAAACACCAGAAGTGATCGATCAGACTCAGTTGACCAAAGAATCGATTTTGGCTAATGCGTATGTTCAAGATTATTTGAAGACTAATGTCATCAGCGATGACATGCTCAAAGCAGAATACGAAAAAATCAAAGTCAAACTTGGTGGTAACGAATATAAAGCGCGCCATATTTTGGTAGCGACAGAAGCCGAAGCGAAAGACATTATCGCTAAGCTACAAAAAGACCCGAGCCAATTTGAAGCACTGGCGAAGCAAAAAACGCTGGACGCAGGTTCCAAAGCTAGCGGTGGTGATTTAGGCTGGTTTGACCCGGCACGCATGGTGCCAGAATTTGGCGCAGCGGTAGCTAAATTAGAAAAAGGCAAATTCACGCTAGAGCCAGTTAAATCACAATTCGGCTACCACGTTATTTTGTTAGAAGACTCTCGCGCAAAAGTCGTTCCGGCATTAGACGAAGTTAAAGAAGGATTGAAGCAACAAGCCCAGCAAGAAAGCTTGAAAAAATTGATCGACGATATCCGCACAAAAGCTAAAATCGAAATGGTGAATGCGCCAGTGACAGCAACTCCGGCAAGTACACCGGCAGCTTCAACTCCAGCCGCTACAGTACCAGCTGCTGATGCTGTAAAGAAGTAA
- a CDS encoding RHS repeat-associated core domain-containing protein produces the protein MSLCLRIDWSLGCPTVLSSITLVKVEYWHKDHLGSLIATTDHTGAVTARYSYDRFGKRRTASGNYDANGQLIIDWTTNTNNGTDRGYTGHEHLDDMGVIQMNGRIYDPLLGRFMQGDPFIQDPSNLQNFNRYGYCYNNPMTCTDPTGQLFGIDDMFFVALIAIWGAEKAGIIDARTARQITAIAFTIASGVPQTFAEAAQTGFFSGAISSGNLKGALQGGFTAGMFYGAGNVIGGGNFFTGGSGTQWTVAEGVALHSVVGCVTSVASGGKCGPRALSAAFTKAIASTDFMKSVTDSGDRVTGTLVSAIVRGTASVFGGGKFANGAQTAIFSYLMNEVAHWKQMERASARALRYLGFKVEQGVKLLVTSADGTSRIMIADSVAMKDGLLIITEVKDGLGAKLSAAQKMIFEIAKDEGTIAIVSSDRAGRLGLEARVNLIEQTTFIQRIAISLEANIANKAAGQLTRVLGTDGAATIFRVAKIATGLMATITIELATHSDDVH, from the coding sequence GTGTCTCTGTGTCTCCGTATTGATTGGAGTCTCGGGTGCCCCACGGTCTTAAGCAGCATCACCCTCGTCAAAGTCGAATACTGGCACAAAGACCATCTGGGCAGCCTGATCGCCACCACCGACCACACGGGTGCCGTGACCGCACGCTACTCCTACGACCGGTTTGGCAAGCGTCGCACAGCCAGTGGCAATTACGACGCCAATGGTCAACTCATCATCGACTGGACCACCAACACCAACAACGGCACAGATCGCGGCTACACCGGTCACGAGCATCTGGATGATATGGGCGTCATCCAGATGAACGGCCGTATCTATGATCCGCTCTTGGGACGCTTCATGCAGGGTGATCCGTTTATTCAAGACCCGTCGAATTTACAAAACTTCAATCGTTATGGGTATTGCTATAACAATCCGATGACTTGTACCGACCCAACAGGACAGTTATTTGGTATTGACGACATGTTCTTTGTTGCTTTGATTGCGATATGGGGCGCAGAGAAGGCCGGCATTATTGATGCCAGAACCGCCAGACAAATCACAGCGATCGCTTTCACGATTGCCTCTGGGGTGCCGCAAACTTTTGCGGAAGCTGCACAAACTGGCTTTTTTAGCGGAGCCATCTCCAGCGGGAACTTGAAAGGTGCGTTACAAGGAGGATTCACTGCGGGTATGTTCTATGGGGCGGGGAATGTTATCGGCGGAGGTAATTTTTTTACAGGGGGCAGCGGCACACAATGGACAGTGGCTGAGGGGGTGGCGCTGCATAGTGTTGTTGGATGCGTGACTAGTGTTGCAAGCGGTGGGAAGTGTGGACCTAGGGCTCTGAGTGCAGCGTTCACCAAAGCGATCGCCAGTACCGATTTTATGAAGAGTGTTACTGATTCAGGTGATAGAGTTACTGGAACACTGGTCAGTGCCATTGTTCGAGGTACTGCATCAGTGTTTGGTGGTGGTAAATTTGCTAACGGTGCGCAAACCGCTATCTTTAGTTATTTGATGAATGAGGTTGCCCATTGGAAGCAAATGGAACGGGCAAGTGCACGAGCTTTAAGATATCTCGGTTTTAAGGTTGAGCAAGGAGTAAAGCTACTCGTCACTTCCGCAGACGGCACCTCAAGGATTATGATTGCAGACAGTGTTGCCATGAAGGATGGCTTGTTAATTATTACTGAGGTAAAAGATGGACTAGGGGCAAAACTATCGGCGGCACAAAAAATGATTTTTGAAATTGCCAAAGATGAAGGGACAATTGCTATCGTGTCCAGTGATAGGGCTGGTAGGCTTGGGTTGGAGGCTAGGGTCAATTTAATTGAACAAACTACTTTTATTCAACGAATCGCAATTTCTTTAGAAGCTAATATTGCTAATAAAGCGGCTGGTCAATTAACTAGAGTTCTTGGGACAGACGGAGCTGCCACAATTTTTCGGGTTGCTAAAATTGCGACTGGTTTAATGGCAACGATAACGATTGAGTTAGCAACACACTCTGACGACGTGCATTAA
- a CDS encoding response regulator transcription factor — MEMFARAEPTRVLMIDDDIELSQMTSELLLREGIQTHCAATAALGMAALATYQPDVLLLDLMLPDANGLDVCRRLRESGNDLPILMLTARGDPIDRVLGLELGADDYLAKPFEPRELVARVRALARRVRVFTKRTQLQFDGLTLDLMARRAIYTDPAEREPQILQLTSNEFKLLVALASQPGVTVSRDALSAAVQPGSYMPLDRAVDVQVARLRKKLRSALNGREWIETVRGEGYVFTGSAR; from the coding sequence ATGGAAATGTTCGCACGTGCAGAGCCAACCAGAGTTTTAATGATTGATGATGATATTGAGTTATCGCAAATGACCAGCGAGCTGCTATTGCGCGAAGGGATACAAACGCATTGCGCAGCGACGGCCGCACTCGGTATGGCGGCGCTGGCGACTTATCAACCGGATGTCTTGCTGTTAGATCTGATGTTACCTGATGCGAATGGCTTAGACGTATGCCGTCGCTTGCGCGAGTCGGGGAATGATTTGCCTATTCTGATGCTGACTGCCAGAGGCGATCCGATTGATCGTGTCTTGGGATTAGAGCTGGGTGCCGATGATTATCTGGCTAAACCATTTGAGCCGCGGGAACTGGTCGCCCGCGTACGTGCGCTTGCACGTCGGGTCAGGGTCTTCACCAAGCGTACCCAATTGCAGTTTGATGGCCTGACTTTGGATTTAATGGCAAGGCGGGCAATTTACACTGATCCGGCTGAACGCGAGCCGCAAATTTTACAACTGACGTCGAATGAATTTAAGCTATTAGTCGCCTTGGCCAGCCAACCTGGCGTTACCGTGTCACGCGATGCTTTGTCTGCGGCGGTACAGCCTGGCAGCTACATGCCGCTGGACAGAGCGGTTGATGTACAAGTCGCTAGACTACGTAAAAAGTTACGTAGCGCACTCAATGGACGTGAGTGGATAGAGACCGTCAGAGGCGAAGGTTATGTATTTACAGGCAGCGCGAGATGA